In Streptomyces sp. SN-593, a single genomic region encodes these proteins:
- a CDS encoding GntR family transcriptional regulator has protein sequence MPDQPPYLRIADALRKRIADQEWTPGNRLPSRAELATAYGVGDNVIRRAQELLISLGALEGRAGSGTYVAEPRQRLRIVRSLYREQTGSSPFQSDMAALGKRGSWESRTDAKVPAPADIAARLGIAEGDLCVRTAYEFLADGKPAQLSTSWEPYALTSGTLVVLPEGGPHAGAGVVRRMAEIGVTVTRAVEQPSPRAVTAEEAALLGVQKGTLATHIQRTYYAEDGRPVETADIVVPANLCEVVYEVPVNP, from the coding sequence ATGCCTGATCAGCCGCCGTATCTCCGGATCGCGGACGCACTCCGCAAGCGCATCGCCGACCAGGAGTGGACTCCCGGCAACCGCCTGCCGTCGCGCGCCGAGCTGGCCACCGCGTACGGCGTCGGCGACAACGTCATCCGCCGCGCCCAGGAGTTGCTGATCTCCCTGGGCGCGCTCGAAGGGCGCGCCGGCTCCGGCACGTATGTGGCCGAGCCACGCCAACGGCTCCGCATCGTCCGCTCGCTCTACCGCGAGCAGACCGGCAGCTCGCCTTTCCAGTCCGACATGGCGGCCCTGGGCAAGCGCGGCAGTTGGGAGAGCCGTACCGACGCCAAAGTTCCGGCCCCTGCCGACATCGCGGCCCGACTCGGCATTGCCGAGGGCGACTTGTGCGTCCGCACCGCCTACGAGTTCCTCGCCGACGGCAAGCCCGCGCAGCTATCGACCAGTTGGGAGCCCTACGCCCTCACGTCGGGCACCCTCGTCGTCCTCCCGGAGGGTGGCCCCCACGCCGGCGCCGGCGTCGTCCGCCGCATGGCCGAGATCGGCGTGACGGTCACCCGGGCAGTCGAGCAACCCTCACCGCGAGCCGTGACCGCCGAGGAAGCCGCGTTGCTCGGCGTGCAGAAGGGCACCCTCGCCACCCACATCCAGCGCACGTACTACGCGGAAGACGGTCGCCCCGTCGAAACCGCGGACATCGTGGTCCCGGCGAACCTCTGCGAAGTCGTCTACGAGGTCCCGGTCAACCCGTAG
- a CDS encoding GntR family transcriptional regulator: MTARHQVVADDLRRLIAAGEYAVGERLPPETRLATRYHVSTPTLRDALDVLRAEGLVAKFQGRGNFVCRPADRIAFPRGMDALDIVVSVVERTASAELADHLGEPSDARITQYVCLTHTDDGPQVLAHVHVPHAVSGGRVIPSGTSPWGDDILRGLTHASARRSGEMSSFDQVTARFPTGAEVQSLRITARTPVLAIHRTVTVGGGRTIACVHVVLSGIRGEVAFTGVPVGRGTADGRAGAP; the protein is encoded by the coding sequence GTGACCGCGCGCCACCAGGTCGTCGCCGACGACCTGCGCCGGCTGATCGCCGCGGGGGAGTACGCAGTCGGAGAGCGGCTTCCGCCGGAGACACGGCTGGCCACGCGCTACCACGTCAGTACTCCGACGCTCCGTGACGCGCTCGACGTGCTGCGGGCCGAGGGTCTGGTCGCGAAGTTCCAGGGCCGTGGCAACTTCGTCTGCCGGCCGGCGGATCGGATCGCCTTCCCCCGGGGTATGGACGCGCTCGACATCGTCGTCAGCGTCGTCGAACGCACCGCCTCCGCCGAACTCGCCGACCATCTCGGCGAGCCGTCGGACGCTCGCATCACCCAGTACGTCTGCCTGACTCATACGGACGACGGCCCGCAGGTACTCGCGCACGTCCACGTCCCACACGCGGTGTCGGGCGGCCGGGTGATCCCGTCGGGCACGTCGCCATGGGGCGACGACATCCTCAGAGGTCTCACGCACGCGTCAGCAAGGCGCAGCGGGGAGATGAGCAGCTTCGACCAGGTCACCGCCCGGTTCCCCACCGGCGCGGAAGTACAGTCACTGCGCATCACCGCCCGTACGCCGGTGCTTGCGATCCATCGGACGGTCACGGTGGGCGGTGGGCGGACAATCGCCTGCGTCCATGTCGTCCTGTCCGGTATCCGAGGTGAAGTCGCCTTCACCGGGGTCCCGGTAGGCCGTGGCACGGCAGACGGACGAGCGGGGGCGCCGTGA
- a CDS encoding glycosyltransferase family 2 protein, with product MTAVADRRIDVITAVHAPSTPYLADAYTSLCAQELPDGWEWHWIIQEDGYGDAVRPHVPDDPRVTFHQGRPGGPGVARTMALAYASGPYVKVLDADDQLTPGALARDLALLEADPELGWATSRVLDLLPDGSTAGFDGDPDDGPLSRGAVVDYWKANGFRAQVHPATLFVRRDLLLALGGWMALPASEDTGLLLALNTVSPGHFTREYGLLYRKWPGQATAQPSHTDEAERAARMAVVAARAEALADSGWRLAAAD from the coding sequence GTGACCGCCGTGGCGGACCGCCGGATCGACGTCATCACCGCAGTCCACGCCCCCTCGACGCCGTACCTGGCGGACGCCTACACGTCGCTGTGCGCACAGGAGTTGCCCGACGGCTGGGAGTGGCACTGGATCATCCAGGAGGACGGGTACGGCGACGCCGTACGGCCGCACGTCCCGGACGACCCGCGCGTCACCTTCCACCAGGGCCGTCCCGGCGGTCCTGGGGTCGCCCGCACCATGGCCCTCGCGTACGCCTCCGGGCCGTACGTCAAAGTCCTCGACGCGGACGACCAGTTGACCCCGGGCGCCCTCGCCCGCGACCTGGCCCTCCTGGAAGCCGACCCCGAACTCGGCTGGGCCACCTCCCGCGTCCTGGACCTTCTCCCCGACGGTTCCACCGCCGGCTTCGACGGCGACCCGGACGACGGCCCCCTCTCCCGCGGCGCCGTCGTCGACTACTGGAAGGCGAATGGCTTCCGCGCTCAGGTCCACCCGGCCACCCTCTTCGTCCGTCGCGACCTGCTCCTCGCCCTGGGCGGCTGGATGGCCCTCCCCGCCTCCGAGGACACCGGCCTCCTCCTGGCCCTGAACACCGTCTCCCCCGGCCACTTCACCCGCGAGTACGGCCTCCTCTACCGCAAGTGGCCCGGCCAGGCCACGGCCCAGCCGAGCCACACCGACGAAGCCGAGCGAGCGGCCCGCATGGCGGTGGTAGCGGCCCGCGCCGAGGCGTTGGCAGATTCCGGTTGGCGCCTGGCCGCGGCCGATTGA